TACTGGATCACCACGTCCACGGCGTTGGCATCATTCTGTGGGTAAGGGTGGCCCGTACTCCCTGCGAAGCCGGGGTGGTTCCACCCCAGCACAGAATAGCCGGTCTGCAAGGGGGTGGAAAGGCAGCCCCATTCATAGAAGCTGACGTTCCCCTCGCAACAAACCACCAGCCGCTTCCCTCGGAGCTCCGCCGAGCCCGTGCCTGCCGCTCTCCTGTCCACAAACATGGTGTCGATCTTATTCCCGTCCCGAGCCACCAGCTTAGCGCGTTTCCCGTGATATTCCTCCAGGAGGCGGGCTTGGCCCTTTGCCAGGACGGGCAACAAGGCTTGGTTCAGGAGGAACATCGAGCCAGGGTAGAGCAACCAGCGGCCTAAGGAATGGGCCATGACGTAGCTGGCCAGTTGGCCTGGCAGCTGTTTGAAACGGCTGAAGAAGTCCCGGTGGGAATCCCGGTCTCCACCCGGCCCGACAGCAAACGCCGATGCCAGCGGGCATGGTTGCGACGCTGCTTTGACAAGGATCTGGCGCCTTCGGCCTCCGATGCAGCCGGGGGTGTTGCCACCATTGCTGGGCTCATCCCACTGGAATTCGATGGGCCAAGTCCTGGATTTGAAATTATAGCTGGCCGTAAAATAGATCTTGAAAACATGGGCGAGAGCCTTTGGGAAACACAGGACACACATGGAGAGAGGCAATGGCTATCTTCCATGAGAGGTACCactgaggttgttttttttttaaggggaaaaaacaggggcaaaaaataataataaccctgCGAGAGAGGTTTTCGATCGATTCAGAGTGGAAGGCCCTTTCCTTTACTTCAGAGGCGCGTGATGTTGCCTGTGGAAATCGCTGGTTCTTTGGCCATCGTGAAGTGATGCAGATTCAGCTGGGGCCCCTCCCAGGAGACTTTCCCAGGCTTGGCCATCAGAGCAGTGTAACAATAAATGAAGTCATAAATGAACAGCGACTGGTAAGCATGCAGTTTGGATGGTGACCACTAGAGGCACCCTAGGACATTTTCTAAGGTGGGCATTAATTGGGTTTTATCCTATGACTGATGGTTTACAGTCAGAAGCCATCTGGAGCCAGAGGGAAAAAGAAGggtatcaatattttaataaacaaaaaaattgagAGTGGGTAGTGCATTTATTGCCCTgaacatggatggcccaggctagcccaacagggttgccagctagagttgccaacctccaggtagtagctggagctctcctgctattacaactgatctccagctgatagagatcagatcccctgaagaatatggccactttggtaattggactctatggcattgaagcccctccccaaacaacgctgtcctcaggctccaccccaaaaacctcccaccagtggcatagagggacctggcaaccctattgccagctctgggttgggaaatgcctggaggttttggggggtggagcctgaggagggtggggtttggggaggggcttcaatggagcGTAATGCCATCGAGTGCCATTGACGGGATGTGGATAACTTACTGGTCATATCCTATAGGTGGGGGGATGAAGCAGAAGGAAACAGTTGAAGGCAGCACTTCTCTGTGATTGGGCTGGCCCTGTAACATCACAGTCCTGCCCCATTGATGTTGCTGAATCAGAATTCTGAGCTTCCTGCTGGGGGCCGAGTTCTGCCAAGGTGTCTGCTACTCTTCTTCAGcctgcattgtctactctgacctgcagCTGCTCGAGCTTTGCCCGTCCTGTTGCTGGAGATGCCAAGAAGGTGCTGCATGGTAGGTGCTCCGGCACTGACCTACGACCTCTCCTTCTGCTTCCACATTAggtcatgctagggttgccaggttcctcttcacctccggcgggaggtttttggggctgagcctaggaaggtgggatttggggaggggagggacttcaatgccataaagtccaattgccaaagtggccattttctcctggtgaactgatctctattggctggagatcagttgtaatagcaggagatctccagctagtacctggaggttggcaaccctaggtcatcaTTGCTCCAAGACCCCTTGTGTCAGTTCTCTTGGGGCATTAAGAGTTGGCATGCCATGAAATTATGGGAACGACTACGGACAAGCGATATAAAATTTTCTTCTTCCCAATCTGTTAGAgagaactggtacaagatgttctTTACATGGTATTTAGCACCCAAGGATCTTCAAAAGATGTATAAAGCAAATCAAGCCAATTTTTGGAAGTGTTCTGAAACCGAAGGAACTTTTTatcaccaatggtggacatgtaaaaagagTCAAAGGTTTTGGcataaaatacataaagagaTTCAGGAGATCCTTCAGGTGAGCTTTGAACTAGATCCTAAATACATGTTGCTGGGTATAACACCCCCTCAAGCGAACTCAATCcataaagaactttatcaatatgcaattATTGCCATGCCACCAGAATTCTTTATGCTACATATTGAAAATCTAGCTCACTTCCACATAttaatgggcgaaaacacatggtcgctttagcctcctttattccctgtttcagccaggtttcagccaggatcaaacgcatgcgtttcgccgaacgtgtgtttgatcctggctgaatcctggctaaaacggaataaaggaggctaaagcgaccgtgtgttttcgcccacaGAGTGGATTAATAAATTGTTTGATTTTGCACTGATGTCTAGACTAACACATATGATTAGAATGAATTTAATGGATGACTTTAAGACAAAATGGCAACCCTTATATGGTTACTATTCATGTGCTATCAATACTCACTCGAGAATAATTATTAAAATTGTTAGAATAGGAATTATTTAGAATAATTTA
This Euleptes europaea isolate rEulEur1 chromosome 2, rEulEur1.hap1, whole genome shotgun sequence DNA region includes the following protein-coding sequences:
- the LOC130473727 gene encoding protein ABHD16B-like; the encoded protein is MCVLCFPKALAHVFKIYFTASYNFKSRTWPIEFQWDEPSNGGNTPGCIGGRRRQILVKAASQPCPLASAFAVGPGGDRDSHRDFFSRFKQLPGQLASYVMAHSLGRWLLYPGSMFLLNQALLPVLAKGQARLLEEYHGKRAKLVARDGNKIDTMFVDRRAAGTGSAELRGKRLVVCCEGNVSFYEWGCLSTPLQTGYSVLGWNHPGFAGSTGHPYPQNDANAVDVVIQYATRCLGFRLEDIVVYGWSLGGYSATWAAMTYPSIGALVLDATFDDLLPLALNVMPKSWKKLVVRTVKGHFNLNVGEQLCKYMGPVLLIRRTKDEVITTCPDVDDQIANLRCNRANELLVQLLEHRYPDVMSPEGVAAVHNWLRAANPRQEKVVCRRYKVDEEWCLKELQDYKSSRGLDVGFPWRVGTFLTSKEKQRMAVFLAKKHMKNVEATHWSLLKPDDFQMPWKL